In Sphingobacterium sp. PCS056, the following proteins share a genomic window:
- the ccoG gene encoding cytochrome c oxidase accessory protein CcoG: MKAVATNFPETPNNNKTKRAWIYAKKPSGQLYVIRQWVGYGLLLFLFAAPFIKIGGEPFLMFNILERKFSILGSIFYPQDLHIFVFGMLIVMVCVVLFTVVFGRIWCGWTCPQTIFMELIFRKIEYWIEGDWQQQKKLNEGPNTDEKKFKKILKHSIFLLISFLISNIFLSYIIGVDALYKIVTDPLDQHLGGLFAIIIFTFVFYAVFAHIREIVCTTICPYGRLQGVLLDDQSITVAYDHRRGEPRGKQKKDIQEVKGDCIDCQICVHVCPTGIDIRNGLQMECVSCTACVDACDAVMEKIGKPKKLIGFYTMGEIQGTVTKRSNTRAIAYSVVLVALISVFVSLIIMRSDVGATLLRAKGSSYQLRDDQTISNLYSLELVNKSASEMPFRLVPEDEKLKIQVVNPIKTLAKGGTASLSFFLIINKDDVEKYKENVKIAVYSGDRKVETLKTTFIAPPGM; this comes from the coding sequence ATGAAAGCAGTAGCGACAAATTTTCCTGAGACTCCGAATAATAATAAGACAAAACGTGCCTGGATATATGCAAAGAAGCCTTCGGGACAATTATATGTGATAAGGCAATGGGTCGGGTATGGGTTGCTACTGTTTTTATTTGCAGCTCCTTTTATAAAAATAGGAGGTGAGCCATTTTTGATGTTCAACATCTTGGAACGGAAGTTCAGTATTCTAGGGAGCATTTTTTATCCTCAGGATTTACACATTTTTGTTTTTGGGATGTTGATCGTGATGGTTTGTGTTGTTTTATTTACTGTTGTTTTTGGTCGTATCTGGTGTGGCTGGACTTGTCCTCAAACGATTTTTATGGAGCTGATTTTTCGGAAAATTGAGTATTGGATTGAAGGGGATTGGCAGCAACAAAAAAAATTGAATGAAGGTCCTAATACTGATGAGAAGAAATTTAAAAAGATATTAAAACATAGCATATTTCTATTGATTTCATTTTTAATATCCAATATCTTTTTATCCTACATCATTGGAGTAGATGCGCTTTATAAAATTGTTACCGACCCGCTGGATCAGCATTTGGGAGGATTATTTGCTATTATCATATTCACCTTTGTTTTTTATGCTGTATTTGCCCATATTAGGGAAATTGTCTGTACCACGATTTGTCCATATGGAAGGTTACAGGGTGTATTGCTCGATGATCAAAGTATAACCGTCGCTTACGATCATCGTCGTGGTGAACCTCGTGGTAAACAAAAAAAGGATATACAGGAAGTAAAGGGAGATTGCATTGATTGCCAAATTTGTGTTCATGTGTGTCCTACTGGCATTGATATTCGAAATGGTTTGCAAATGGAGTGTGTGAGCTGTACGGCTTGTGTGGATGCTTGTGATGCTGTCATGGAAAAAATTGGTAAGCCTAAAAAGCTGATCGGTTTTTATACGATGGGTGAAATTCAAGGAACTGTCACTAAAAGAAGTAATACAAGAGCGATCGCGTATTCGGTTGTATTAGTGGCATTGATCTCTGTTTTTGTTTCGCTGATCATAATGCGTTCAGATGTCGGTGCTACTTTATTAAGAGCTAAGGGAAGTTCCTATCAATTACGGGATGATCAGACTATCAGTAATCTATATTCACTCGAATTAGTAAATAAGAGTGCATCAGAAATGCCGTTCAGATTAGTTCCTGAGGATGAAAAATTAAAAATTCAGGTTGTAAATCCGATAAAGACATTGGCTAAAGGTGGAACTGCCTCATTAAGTTTTTTCCTAATCATTAATAAGGATGATGTGGAGAAATATAAGGAGAACGTGAAAATAGCTGTCTATTCTGGAGATCGAAAAGTTGAGACACTTAAAACGACATTTATTGCTCCTCCTGGTATGTAA
- a CDS encoding cbb3-type cytochrome c oxidase N-terminal domain-containing protein has product MSLFLNITVLNAAAWGIGSGNMYQDILVVVLIVVMIALLATALIVNKAMRSILRITMPEVLKEEQVTKVKRKESRKASWNKLLGLRPISEEKDLIIDHEYDGISELDNPVPIWFNALFYSTMTFAVVYILIYHVFGWGLNQNQEYVQEMEKAEIAKQEYLAQAANLIDESSVLFDETKLAAGSAVFQANCVACHGGAGEGGIGPNLTDKFWLHGGEIKDIFKTVKYGVPDKGMVPWEQTLTPGQIAEVSSYIISLRDTKPANPKEPQGTEVAYQAADAKAAATDSTKVQ; this is encoded by the coding sequence ATGAGTTTATTTTTAAATATTACAGTTTTAAATGCGGCAGCATGGGGCATTGGCTCAGGCAATATGTATCAAGATATTTTAGTTGTTGTACTTATTGTTGTCATGATTGCTTTACTAGCTACAGCATTGATCGTGAATAAGGCCATGCGTTCTATTCTGCGTATCACAATGCCGGAAGTTTTAAAGGAAGAACAAGTAACTAAAGTTAAGAGAAAAGAGTCGCGAAAAGCTTCTTGGAATAAATTATTGGGTTTACGTCCAATTTCTGAAGAGAAAGACTTGATTATCGACCACGAGTATGATGGAATCAGTGAATTGGACAATCCGGTACCTATTTGGTTCAACGCGCTGTTTTATTCGACCATGACTTTCGCAGTTGTTTACATTCTGATCTACCATGTATTTGGCTGGGGACTTAATCAGAATCAAGAGTACGTTCAGGAGATGGAAAAGGCGGAAATTGCAAAGCAGGAATATTTAGCACAGGCAGCTAATTTAATTGATGAATCCAGTGTGCTCTTTGATGAGACTAAGCTAGCGGCCGGTAGTGCTGTTTTTCAGGCCAATTGTGTCGCTTGTCATGGTGGAGCTGGAGAAGGCGGTATAGGTCCAAACTTAACGGATAAATTTTGGCTACATGGCGGCGAAATTAAGGATATTTTTAAAACGGTTAAATATGGTGTTCCTGATAAGGGGATGGTCCCTTGGGAACAGACACTGACTCCAGGACAGATTGCCGAGGTGAGCAGTTATATTATTTCCCTCCGTGATACAAAACCTGCAAATCCAAAGGAACCTCAAGGAACTGAGGTAGCATACCAAGCTGCAGATGCGAAAGCTGCAGCAACAGATTCGACAAAAGTTCAATAA
- a CDS encoding FixH family protein translates to MNWGGKIFLSLGVFMLCIISAGIYMVSHDTDTLEDTDYYEQGLNYDQVYNKKENVVTHRAKPIVKISQDTLYIEFVHAANKGNLIFKRPSDSSIDLQLPFETNSTLYQLPISSLKKGTWNLEIVWKSGGLDFLTDQQLHL, encoded by the coding sequence ATGAATTGGGGTGGTAAAATATTTTTAAGTTTAGGTGTATTTATGTTGTGTATCATAAGTGCTGGGATTTATATGGTAAGCCATGATACGGATACATTAGAAGATACGGATTATTATGAGCAGGGTTTAAACTATGATCAAGTTTATAATAAAAAAGAAAATGTGGTTACGCATCGGGCTAAACCTATTGTAAAAATCAGTCAGGATACCTTGTATATTGAATTTGTCCATGCAGCAAATAAAGGAAACTTAATCTTTAAGCGACCTTCTGATAGTAGTATTGATTTACAATTACCCTTTGAGACCAATTCTACCTTATACCAATTACCGATTTCGAGTTTGAAAAAAGGGACTTGGAATTTGGAAATCGTCTGGAAGAGTGGTGGATTGGATTTTTTAACAGATCAACAATTGCATTTGTAA